ACGACAGACTCCATCTTTCTCGCCGTCAATGACACGCAGAAGCGCTTTGCGATCCCGGACGAGCTGCTAGAACAGCTCGTCCGCGGAACGACGATGGATCTCGAAGAAAACATCGACGGTGTCGTGCCGATCATGGCAATTCCGGCGGGGATGATCTCGCACCAACGCGCCTACCAGGCGTACGAATCCTTCGACGACCTCTACCGCTACTGTTATCTCGTGGCTTCCGTGGTGGGTCTTGTCTGCATCCGGATCTTCGGCTATACCGACCCTCGCGCGGAGAGGTTTGCGGAAGAAACGGGGATTGCGTTTCAACTCACGAACATTCTTCGAGATGTGCGTGAAGATGCCGAGCGAGGACGTTTGTATCTCCCTCTGGAAGACATGCAATCGGCCGGTGCGGATGTCACGCAGATCCTCTCCGCCACTCATACCCATCGTCCATCACAGCCGGTGCTCGCGCTCATGCAACTCGAGATCGAGCGCGCACGCGCTTACTACCAGGCCGCCGATCAACTCATTCCACTTCTCGATCGCGACTCACGCGCTGCGATGAAGGTTCTTGCATCGATCTACCACGGGCTCCTGGAGCGTGTCGCCAGGGATCCGGCAAAGGTCTTTGTGGAACGCGTCAGTGTACCCACTTCGGTCAAGCTCACCATTCTGCTGGGAGGGATGGGGAAGTCGTTCATAAATCGGGCGTTTTCGAAATGAGCGATGTGATCGTGATTGGTGCGGGACTGGCTGGCCTTGCTGCAGCGACCGCACTTTCCTCGCAGGGCGCGGAAGTCACCGTGATCGACCGAAAGCCCTTCGTCGGGGGGCGGGCCTACTCTTATGAGCATCCTTCGCTGCACGAGATCGTCGACTGCCAGCACGTTCTCTTGGGTTGCTGCACGAATCTTCGTGCTCTCTGTGAAGACGCCGGGATCGGTGACAAGATTCGCTGGTATGACGAACTCACCTTTCTCGAAACGAACGGCAGTAGTACAAGCATTCATCCCAGTGGCCTTCCGTCGCCTTTTCACGCTTCACCTGCTTTCCTCCGAGCTTCGATGCTGGGTCTGGCGGACAAAGTGGGAGTAGCGCGCGGCCTGGTGGAGTTTCTCCGTGGCTATCCTGCGGATGACAGTGAAAGCGTTGCACAGTGGCTCAAACGGACCCATCAAAGCGAACGTGCCATCCGTCATTTCTGGGAGCCCGTCATCGTTGGTGCCTTGAACGACAGCTTTGAAAACTGCTCCACACGTTATGCGGGACAAGTCTTCCACGAAAGCTTTATCAAATCCGCGGAAGGCGGCCGCCTCGGCATTCCGAAACGCCCACTCTCCGAGTTCTACGGCGAAGTCGCACGGCAGGCGCAGCAGCAGGGAACCAGCTTCCTACTGACGCAAAGCGTAGACACGCCGCTGCAGCGCGATGGGGACCGCTGGCTCATCCATCTTGAGGACCAGACACTATCGACGGAGAACGTCATCATCGCCGTGCCCTTTGAACAAGTCCAACGTCTCCTGCCGGCCGAGCTGAATACTACCTCAGACCTCATCGCTAACGCGGGCCAGTTCCGCAACGCGCCCATCACCACGGTGCATCTCTGGTTTGACCGCGAGATCACCGAACTGGACCACGCGGTCCTTCTTGATACAGGCATTCAGTGGATCTTTCATAAATCCCGCATCCGCAGGTGGCCTGCTTCGGCAGGCAGCTACGTCGAACTGGTCATCAGCGCGTCGCATCCTCATCTCAAACGCTCACGCGAAGACCTGCTTTCGAGTTCGCTCGAAGAGCTTGCCATGTTTTTTCCTGCAGTGAAAAAAGCAGAGCTGCGCAAGAGCGGCATCCTGAAGGAAGCGCGCGCAACCTTCTCCGTCATGCCCGGCCTCGACAAGTTTCGTCCATCCCAAAAGACGGACCTTCCCGGACTCTACCTTGCCGGAGACTGGACCCAAACCGGATGGCCCTCGACCATGGAAGGCGCCGTCCGGAGCGGATTCCTGGCGGCAGGGGAGGTGATGGACTCACCCAGGCGCTTTCTTCGAAGCGATCTCCCGCCACAAGGTCTTATGCGCTGGTTGTCTAAGTAACTTTCAACGGGCCAGGAGTGCCACACCGGCACAAACGAACAATGCTGCCAGCCAGCGCCTTCGGTCTACATTTTCCTTCAGGAAAAT
This genomic stretch from Terriglobus saanensis SP1PR4 harbors:
- a CDS encoding phytoene/squalene synthase family protein translates to MIPQLALAYQECRAIAKREAKNFYYAFVALPRHKSDAMCAIYAFMRRADDLSDDESISIPERRVAMQQWLDAWRAARAGSTTTDSIFLAVNDTQKRFAIPDELLEQLVRGTTMDLEENIDGVVPIMAIPAGMISHQRAYQAYESFDDLYRYCYLVASVVGLVCIRIFGYTDPRAERFAEETGIAFQLTNILRDVREDAERGRLYLPLEDMQSAGADVTQILSATHTHRPSQPVLALMQLEIERARAYYQAADQLIPLLDRDSRAAMKVLASIYHGLLERVARDPAKVFVERVSVPTSVKLTILLGGMGKSFINRAFSK
- the hpnE gene encoding hydroxysqualene dehydroxylase HpnE, which codes for MSDVIVIGAGLAGLAAATALSSQGAEVTVIDRKPFVGGRAYSYEHPSLHEIVDCQHVLLGCCTNLRALCEDAGIGDKIRWYDELTFLETNGSSTSIHPSGLPSPFHASPAFLRASMLGLADKVGVARGLVEFLRGYPADDSESVAQWLKRTHQSERAIRHFWEPVIVGALNDSFENCSTRYAGQVFHESFIKSAEGGRLGIPKRPLSEFYGEVARQAQQQGTSFLLTQSVDTPLQRDGDRWLIHLEDQTLSTENVIIAVPFEQVQRLLPAELNTTSDLIANAGQFRNAPITTVHLWFDREITELDHAVLLDTGIQWIFHKSRIRRWPASAGSYVELVISASHPHLKRSREDLLSSSLEELAMFFPAVKKAELRKSGILKEARATFSVMPGLDKFRPSQKTDLPGLYLAGDWTQTGWPSTMEGAVRSGFLAAGEVMDSPRRFLRSDLPPQGLMRWLSK